In a genomic window of Chryseobacterium sp. G0162:
- a CDS encoding RNase adapter RapZ, translating into MLHIDIHSFSYKKGGIPKDHSGNGGGFAFDCRGILNPGRIEEYKIQTGNDIGVQEYLETKTEMPKFLELIKSLVSINIEDYLERGFENLQINFGCTGGQHRSVYSAIKIAEFIKEKYPNGTEVTIHHDEQPQLNNSN; encoded by the coding sequence ATGCTACACATTGACATCCATAGTTTCTCTTACAAAAAAGGAGGAATTCCAAAAGATCATTCAGGAAACGGAGGCGGTTTTGCCTTTGACTGCAGAGGAATATTAAATCCCGGAAGAATTGAAGAATATAAAATCCAAACCGGCAATGATATCGGCGTTCAGGAATATCTTGAAACCAAAACTGAAATGCCTAAATTCCTGGAATTGATAAAATCTCTTGTATCTATTAATATTGAAGATTATCTGGAAAGAGGATTTGAAAATCTTCAGATCAATTTCGGATGTACCGGCGGACAACACAGATCTGTGTATTCTGCTATAAAAATTGCGGAGTTCATCAAAGAAAAATACCCAAATGGCACTGAAGTAACCATTCATCACGACGAACAACCTCAACTGAACAATAGTAATTAG
- a CDS encoding aspartate-semialdehyde dehydrogenase: protein MKVAVVGSTGMVGQVMLKVLEERNFPVTELIPVASEKSVGKKVKYKQKEFTIVSMKDAIAAKPDIAIFSAGGSTSLEFAPLFAEAGVTVIDNSSAWRMDPDKKLVVPEINADVLTKEDKIIANPNCSTIQLVMVLGPLNKKYDLKRVIVSTYQSVTGTGKAAVDQLNGEISGDDSTAKVYPYQIFKNALPHCDVFAEDDYTKEEIKLMKEPKKILGDDTFNLTATAVRVPVQGGHSESVNIEFENEFELDEVRKILSETPGVVVMDDVKNNHYPMPLYSEGKDEVFVGRIRRDLSQPKTLNLWIVADNLRKGAATNAVQIAEYLVANNLV from the coding sequence ATGAAAGTAGCTGTAGTAGGTTCAACAGGAATGGTTGGACAAGTTATGCTTAAAGTTTTGGAAGAAAGGAACTTCCCTGTAACAGAATTAATTCCGGTAGCTTCCGAAAAATCTGTAGGTAAAAAGGTGAAGTATAAACAGAAGGAATTTACGATTGTAAGCATGAAAGACGCTATAGCTGCCAAACCGGATATTGCTATCTTTTCTGCCGGAGGTTCTACTTCTCTTGAGTTTGCCCCTTTATTTGCAGAAGCTGGAGTAACTGTAATCGATAACTCTTCAGCATGGAGAATGGATCCTGATAAAAAATTAGTCGTTCCTGAAATTAATGCAGATGTATTGACTAAAGAAGACAAGATCATTGCAAATCCGAACTGTTCTACCATTCAGTTGGTAATGGTTTTAGGACCCTTGAACAAAAAATATGATTTAAAAAGAGTAATTGTTTCTACTTACCAATCTGTAACAGGAACAGGTAAAGCAGCTGTTGACCAATTAAACGGAGAGATCAGCGGTGATGATTCTACTGCTAAAGTATATCCATATCAGATTTTCAAAAATGCATTGCCTCATTGCGATGTATTTGCAGAGGATGATTATACTAAAGAAGAAATTAAATTGATGAAAGAACCTAAGAAAATTCTTGGTGATGACACCTTCAATTTAACAGCCACTGCAGTAAGAGTTCCGGTTCAGGGAGGTCACTCAGAAAGTGTAAATATCGAATTTGAAAACGAATTTGAACTGGACGAAGTAAGAAAGATTTTATCTGAGACTCCTGGAGTGGTAGTAATGGACGATGTAAAAAACAACCACTACCCGATGCCTCTATATTCAGAAGGAAAAGATGAAGTCTTCGTAGGAAGAATCAGACGGGACCTGTCACAGCCGAAAACGCTCAACCTTTGGATCGTAGCAGACAATCTGAGGAAAGGAGCAGCAACAAACGCTGTACAAATTGCAGAATACCTTGTAGCAAACAACTTAGTATAA
- a CDS encoding aminoglycoside phosphotransferase family protein, whose product MTSENANRFFENHLGKKSTEFITLAQSGSARVNFLAVTDTEKYIITYNENIPENESFLYYSNVFSELNLNTPAILAISEDRKMYVQEFLGAQTLSEIITKEHVSPRIQSLVEQTLEKLFRLQTQTQGKIDFSKTFEYETYDELPVIHDLYYFKNFVADVLELEYNKSTLLKEFKKIAALVENLEPKGIMIRDFQARNIMVNEKDEVSFIDYQSAMKGPLMYDVISFLFQAKADFPENFKNEMLDFYIQRFEDQKIQHQLKNSVKPIQMMRFLQVLGAYGFRGLIQRKQHFIGSLEKGIQNITQFAASWEDMKNYPELNKVIEQLTLQETKKKIDTILK is encoded by the coding sequence ATGACTTCCGAAAACGCAAATCGATTTTTTGAAAACCATCTTGGTAAAAAATCAACTGAATTCATCACATTAGCTCAAAGCGGTTCTGCGAGGGTCAACTTTCTGGCCGTAACCGATACTGAAAAATACATCATCACCTACAACGAGAATATTCCGGAAAATGAAAGTTTTCTTTATTATTCCAACGTTTTTTCTGAGCTTAATCTTAATACACCTGCTATTCTTGCCATCTCAGAAGACAGAAAAATGTATGTTCAGGAATTTTTAGGGGCACAGACTTTGTCAGAAATCATTACAAAAGAACATGTATCACCCCGTATACAATCTTTGGTAGAACAAACTCTTGAAAAACTTTTCAGACTACAGACTCAAACACAGGGAAAAATTGATTTTTCTAAAACATTTGAATATGAAACCTATGATGAACTTCCTGTGATTCATGATCTCTATTATTTTAAAAACTTTGTAGCAGATGTTCTGGAACTGGAATATAATAAATCTACATTACTAAAAGAGTTTAAAAAAATTGCTGCCTTGGTAGAGAATCTGGAACCTAAAGGCATCATGATTCGGGATTTTCAGGCAAGAAACATCATGGTGAATGAAAAAGATGAAGTTTCTTTCATCGATTATCAGTCGGCAATGAAAGGCCCTTTAATGTATGACGTCATTTCATTCCTGTTTCAAGCTAAAGCCGATTTTCCAGAAAATTTTAAAAATGAAATGCTGGATTTCTATATTCAACGATTTGAAGATCAAAAAATTCAACATCAACTAAAAAACTCAGTTAAGCCAATTCAGATGATGAGATTCCTTCAGGTTCTGGGAGCTTACGGCTTCAGAGGACTGATTCAAAGGAAACAGCATTTTATAGGCAGTCTTGAAAAAGGAATCCAAAACATTACCCAATTTGCAGCCTCCTGGGAAGACATGAAAAATTACCCGGAACTGAATAAGGTTATAGAACAATTAACATTACAAGAAACTAAGAAGAAAATTGATACTATTTTAAAATAA
- a CDS encoding TonB-dependent receptor — MKLINKSILTAVITLSTASVYYAQQGKDTVQAKSKDIEEVILKGVTDIAKDRKTPVAVSTIKAAQILERQGNQELVEILNTTPSVYATKGGGGFGDSQIVIRGFESRNIAVMVNGMPVNDMEGGTVYMSNWTGLSDVTSTMQIQRGLGSSKLAIASVGGTMNFLTRSADMKKGGVVRLGVGNNDFLKTSFAYNTGKSEKGWSSSFLMSRQAGSTYIQNTDYESYAYFFALGWEPNKKHNFQFTITGSPQWHDQRTYSPFIKDYINYNPDRDNTPDRTYNSDWGYYVNPDGSRTPIANRANYYSKPVMMLNWDWTMSEKSKLSTVLYMSNGRGGGTGDLGSFWNGKFNSNGTPATNNINSYRRADGTYDYNQIFALNSNLVAAGNPYMVTNPANGRQYQVRDGIIRRSSINSHNWYGILANFQHKVNDNWNFSIGTDDRYYYGYHYQVVSDLYGAKGYREILNNNVPPYTPSRGYDYKQLAWNPLGGKTAPLNEQIGYSNDGEVIWYSAFGQVEYTKDKLSAFLQGSVSNQGYQRIDNFVQDGVTKQQGQIVNTKTGFKNLFGYNIKGGANYNIDDHNNVFANIGYYSKQPFMNSVYPSNFQVVNPSLTNEKIFSAEVGYGFRSPKFSANLNLYRTEWRDRWLRRTNQTFTLADNSTTTGYAEISGITEIHQGVEFDAVYKPTSFLEFQGMFSWGDYYYKGNATGSAFDDNNNPLSLSGSSTASASTLYLDKVKVGGTSNNSIPQMTASLGATVKPVKDLSIFGTWRYVGKVYSSIDIATFSNQAAQDKGVLQLPDFNLFDLGISYRIKLKDASQYFTIGANVYNLFDTFYISDASTNVFSSDAPSKLADGSNNTAKKTYEQLGYMYKGVATDNRVLFGFGRTWAATLSFNF, encoded by the coding sequence ATGAAATTAATCAACAAATCAATACTAACTGCGGTAATTACTTTATCTACAGCTAGTGTTTATTACGCTCAACAAGGCAAGGACACAGTGCAAGCTAAGTCTAAAGACATTGAAGAGGTAATCTTAAAAGGTGTTACAGATATCGCTAAGGATAGAAAAACACCTGTAGCTGTTTCTACTATTAAAGCAGCACAAATTCTTGAAAGACAAGGGAATCAGGAACTTGTTGAAATTTTAAACACAACACCTTCTGTATATGCAACTAAAGGTGGTGGTGGTTTCGGAGACTCTCAAATTGTAATCAGAGGATTCGAATCAAGAAACATCGCAGTAATGGTAAACGGTATGCCTGTAAATGATATGGAAGGGGGTACTGTTTACATGTCAAACTGGACAGGTCTATCAGATGTAACAAGTACAATGCAAATACAAAGAGGACTTGGTTCTTCTAAATTAGCGATTGCTTCTGTAGGAGGTACAATGAACTTCCTTACAAGATCTGCAGATATGAAAAAAGGAGGTGTTGTTAGATTAGGAGTTGGTAACAATGACTTTTTAAAAACATCTTTCGCTTATAATACTGGTAAATCAGAAAAAGGTTGGTCTTCTTCATTCCTAATGAGCAGACAAGCTGGAAGCACATACATTCAAAATACAGATTATGAATCCTATGCTTACTTCTTTGCTCTAGGTTGGGAACCAAACAAAAAACACAATTTCCAATTCACCATTACAGGATCTCCTCAATGGCACGATCAAAGAACGTATTCTCCTTTCATCAAGGATTACATCAACTATAATCCAGATCGCGATAACACTCCTGACAGAACCTATAACTCTGACTGGGGATATTACGTAAATCCAGATGGATCAAGAACTCCAATTGCAAACAGAGCAAACTATTACTCGAAGCCAGTAATGATGTTGAACTGGGACTGGACAATGAGTGAAAAATCAAAGTTAAGTACTGTTTTATACATGTCTAATGGTAGAGGTGGTGGAACAGGAGATCTTGGAAGCTTCTGGAACGGGAAATTCAACAGTAATGGTACCCCTGCAACAAACAACATCAACTCTTACCGAAGAGCTGACGGAACATATGACTACAACCAAATCTTTGCTTTAAATAGTAATTTAGTTGCAGCCGGTAACCCTTACATGGTAACTAATCCTGCTAATGGAAGACAATATCAGGTAAGAGACGGTATTATCAGAAGATCAAGTATCAACTCTCACAACTGGTATGGGATCTTAGCAAATTTCCAACACAAAGTTAATGACAACTGGAATTTCTCAATCGGTACAGATGACAGATATTACTACGGTTATCACTACCAAGTAGTTTCTGATCTATATGGAGCAAAAGGATATAGAGAGATTCTAAACAATAATGTTCCTCCTTACACACCATCAAGAGGATATGATTATAAGCAGCTTGCATGGAATCCACTAGGAGGAAAAACAGCTCCATTAAATGAACAAATCGGATATAGCAACGATGGAGAAGTTATCTGGTACAGTGCATTCGGTCAGGTTGAATATACTAAAGATAAATTATCTGCATTCCTTCAGGGATCCGTTTCTAACCAAGGATATCAAAGAATTGATAACTTCGTTCAGGATGGAGTAACTAAACAACAGGGACAAATTGTTAATACAAAAACCGGATTCAAAAATCTTTTCGGATATAATATTAAAGGGGGTGCCAACTATAACATTGATGATCACAACAATGTATTTGCAAACATTGGTTACTACAGCAAGCAGCCATTCATGAACTCTGTATACCCAAGTAACTTCCAGGTTGTAAACCCTAGCTTAACTAATGAGAAAATCTTCTCTGCTGAAGTTGGATATGGTTTCAGATCTCCTAAATTCAGTGCAAACCTTAACTTGTACAGAACTGAATGGAGAGACAGATGGCTAAGAAGAACTAACCAGACATTTACATTAGCTGACAATTCAACAACTACAGGATATGCTGAAATCAGTGGAATTACTGAAATTCACCAGGGAGTTGAATTTGATGCAGTATATAAGCCTACAAGCTTCTTAGAATTCCAGGGAATGTTCTCTTGGGGTGACTACTACTACAAAGGAAATGCTACAGGATCTGCTTTTGATGACAACAACAATCCTCTTTCATTATCAGGATCTTCAACAGCAAGCGCATCAACTCTTTACCTAGACAAAGTAAAAGTAGGAGGAACAAGCAATAACAGTATTCCTCAAATGACAGCTTCATTAGGGGCTACCGTTAAACCGGTAAAAGACCTTAGCATCTTTGGAACATGGAGATATGTAGGAAAAGTATATTCATCTATTGATATTGCTACTTTCTCCAATCAGGCAGCACAAGATAAAGGAGTATTACAATTACCTGACTTCAATCTATTTGATTTAGGTATTTCATACAGAATCAAGTTAAAAGACGCTTCTCAGTATTTCACAATCGGAGCAAACGTTTACAACTTATTTGATACATTCTATATTTCTGATGCATCAACAAATGTATTCTCATCTGATGCTCCTTCTAAGTTAGCTGACGGTTCAAACAACACTGCTAAGAAAACTTATGAGCAATTAGGCTACATGTACAAAGGTGTTGCAACTGATAACCGTGTTTTATTCGGATTCGGAAGAACTTGGGCAGCAACGCTATCATTCAACTTCTAA
- a CDS encoding nucleotidyltransferase family protein → MKALIFAAGKGTRLKPFTDHHPKALAKVNGIPLLERNINYLKGYGIQDFVINIHHFGDQIVDFLNKNDNFGCKIEISDETNELLETGGGLIFARRFLDHGEDFLILNADILTDLNINELVTYHKKIKDFATLAVSDRESSRKLLFNDDMVLRGWLNVQTGEQRLAEFNKGFKALAFSGVHCISPVIFEKIKRKGKFSVMEEYLDLMQTEHIHGFLHDSILIDVGRPESVIEAEKHFK, encoded by the coding sequence ATGAAGGCTCTTATTTTCGCCGCCGGAAAAGGCACCAGGCTTAAGCCGTTTACAGATCATCATCCTAAAGCTTTGGCAAAAGTGAATGGTATCCCTCTTTTAGAAAGAAATATCAATTATCTAAAAGGATACGGAATACAAGATTTTGTGATTAATATTCATCATTTTGGAGATCAAATTGTTGATTTTTTAAATAAAAATGATAACTTCGGCTGTAAGATTGAAATCTCTGATGAAACCAATGAACTATTGGAAACCGGAGGCGGCTTGATTTTTGCCAGAAGATTTCTTGATCATGGAGAAGATTTTTTAATTTTAAATGCTGATATTTTAACTGATCTCAATATTAATGAATTGGTAACGTATCACAAAAAAATAAAAGATTTTGCTACTTTAGCAGTATCGGATCGTGAAAGTTCGAGAAAGCTTCTTTTCAATGATGATATGGTATTAAGAGGTTGGCTGAATGTGCAAACGGGTGAACAGAGGCTTGCTGAATTCAATAAAGGGTTTAAAGCTCTTGCTTTCAGTGGGGTTCATTGTATCAGCCCTGTCATCTTTGAAAAGATAAAAAGAAAAGGCAAATTTTCTGTTATGGAAGAATACCTGGACCTGATGCAGACTGAACATATACATGGCTTTCTGCATGACAGTATTCTTATAGATGTAGGAAGACCAGAATCTGTAATAGAAGCCGAAAAACATTTTAAATAA
- the nadB gene encoding L-aspartate oxidase, translating to MIKADVLVIGSGISGLSYAIKVSEQLPDAKIIIVTKSDEDESNTKYAQGGLAVVTDFQKDNFEKHIEDTMRAGDGENKRDVVEMVVKEAPARFNEIVEWGAQFDMKNGKFALGREGGHTENRIVHHKDITGFEIERALLETANSSPNIEILDHHYVIDIITQHHVPGKELNEGDIHCYGAYILDEKSKTIKKITSKITLAATGGAGHVYKNTTNPTIATGDGIAFVARAKGKVSNMQYYQFHPTALYSKMDGMLFLISEAVRGDGAKLRTKRGEKFMHKYDEREELASRDIVARAIDAEMKITGDEFVGLDCKEMNHEKFLEHFPNIYKKCKNEGIDPFTQLIPVVPACHYLMGGIEVDRDGQSSIRNLFAVGECTNSGLHGANRLASNSLLEGLVFGHNAAMKTVSLLNENLFNFDDLKAVPEWNEEGMKIMDEMVIVSYLRKQLQEMMSDLVGIVRSNRRLNMALQKHQEIAAAVDEIYHYSILSPQLSELRNLTTVAHLIITQSMEMKENKGAFYNKDLV from the coding sequence ATGATAAAAGCGGATGTATTAGTAATCGGTTCCGGAATTTCCGGACTTTCTTATGCCATTAAAGTTTCTGAACAACTCCCTGATGCCAAAATCATCATTGTAACAAAGTCTGATGAAGATGAAAGCAATACCAAATACGCACAAGGAGGCCTTGCTGTAGTCACCGACTTTCAGAAAGACAATTTTGAAAAACACATAGAAGACACCATGCGCGCCGGAGACGGAGAAAATAAGCGTGATGTTGTAGAAATGGTAGTAAAGGAAGCTCCTGCAAGATTCAATGAAATTGTAGAATGGGGTGCTCAATTCGATATGAAAAATGGCAAATTTGCACTGGGAAGAGAAGGAGGCCATACCGAAAACAGAATCGTCCATCATAAAGATATTACAGGTTTTGAAATTGAAAGAGCGCTCTTGGAAACAGCTAACAGCAGTCCGAATATTGAGATTCTAGACCATCACTATGTAATTGACATCATTACCCAACACCACGTTCCTGGAAAAGAATTGAATGAAGGAGACATTCATTGTTATGGAGCTTATATTTTGGATGAAAAATCCAAAACCATCAAAAAAATCACCTCTAAAATTACACTGGCTGCCACAGGAGGTGCCGGACATGTTTATAAAAATACAACCAATCCTACTATTGCAACAGGAGATGGAATTGCTTTCGTAGCCCGTGCAAAAGGAAAGGTTTCCAATATGCAGTATTACCAGTTCCACCCAACAGCTTTGTATAGCAAAATGGATGGAATGTTGTTTTTAATTTCAGAAGCCGTTCGTGGAGACGGAGCAAAATTAAGAACCAAAAGAGGTGAAAAGTTCATGCATAAATATGATGAACGTGAAGAACTCGCCTCAAGAGACATTGTTGCAAGAGCTATTGACGCCGAAATGAAAATTACCGGAGACGAATTTGTCGGCTTAGATTGCAAGGAAATGAATCATGAAAAATTCTTAGAACACTTTCCGAATATTTACAAGAAGTGCAAAAACGAAGGCATTGATCCATTCACTCAATTAATTCCCGTAGTTCCTGCCTGCCATTATCTGATGGGGGGCATTGAAGTAGACAGAGACGGACAATCTTCCATCAGAAATCTTTTTGCAGTAGGAGAATGTACCAATTCCGGATTACACGGAGCTAACAGATTAGCTTCAAACTCACTATTGGAAGGATTAGTCTTTGGACATAATGCTGCCATGAAAACAGTATCTCTTCTTAATGAAAACCTATTCAACTTTGATGATTTAAAAGCAGTTCCGGAGTGGAATGAAGAAGGAATGAAGATCATGGATGAAATGGTCATCGTCAGCTACCTGAGAAAACAACTTCAGGAAATGATGAGCGACCTCGTAGGAATTGTGAGAAGCAACAGACGTTTGAATATGGCGTTACAAAAACACCAGGAAATTGCAGCTGCTGTTGATGAAATCTACCACTACTCTATTCTTTCTCCACAATTATCAGAACTAAGAAACCTGACTACCGTTGCTCACCTCATCATTACCCAATCTATGGAAATGAAAGAGAATAAAGGGGCATTTTACAATAAAGATTTAGTGTAA
- the nadC gene encoding carboxylating nicotinate-nucleotide diphosphorylase, which translates to MKRPAYVTDKALKTFIKSALEEDIQDGDHSTLSTIPEDLQQSAKLLVKQDCILAGVELAAIIFKTFDKNLKVETFIKDGTPCKVGDIALIVTGSARSILSTERFVLNCMQRMSGIATLTHDWDSRLVGTKTKLLDTRKTTPNFRMCEKWAVAIGGGTNHRYGLYDMIMLKDNHIDYNGSITNAVKMAKDYVKKTKKKLKIEVETRNLEEVQEAINAKVDRIMLDNMDVKTMKKAVKMINGSTESEASGGITRDMLKEIASTGVTYISVGALTHSAENIDLSLKAVK; encoded by the coding sequence ATGAAAAGACCGGCCTACGTTACAGATAAAGCATTAAAAACATTTATAAAAAGTGCGCTTGAGGAAGATATCCAGGACGGAGACCACTCTACACTTTCCACTATCCCTGAGGACCTTCAGCAAAGTGCTAAGCTACTTGTAAAACAAGACTGCATCCTTGCAGGAGTAGAATTGGCAGCAATCATTTTTAAAACTTTTGATAAAAATCTTAAGGTTGAAACTTTTATTAAAGATGGAACCCCTTGTAAAGTAGGAGATATAGCTCTTATCGTAACAGGAAGTGCTAGATCTATTCTTTCTACTGAGAGATTTGTTCTTAATTGTATGCAGAGAATGAGTGGTATTGCAACACTAACTCATGACTGGGATTCAAGATTAGTAGGAACCAAAACCAAACTTTTAGATACAAGAAAAACGACCCCCAACTTCAGAATGTGTGAAAAATGGGCCGTTGCTATTGGAGGTGGAACCAACCATAGGTATGGTCTTTATGATATGATTATGCTTAAAGACAACCATATCGATTATAACGGAAGCATCACCAATGCGGTGAAAATGGCTAAAGATTACGTTAAAAAGACGAAGAAAAAGTTGAAAATTGAAGTTGAAACCAGAAATCTGGAAGAAGTTCAGGAAGCCATCAATGCAAAAGTTGACAGAATCATGCTTGATAATATGGATGTTAAAACCATGAAGAAAGCTGTGAAAATGATAAATGGTTCTACTGAGTCTGAAGCTTCTGGCGGAATTACCCGTGATATGCTTAAAGAAATTGCATCTACAGGTGTTACGTACATTTCTGTAGGGGCTTTAACACACTCGGCTGAGAATATAGATTTGAGTCTCAAAGCAGTGAAATAG
- a CDS encoding exosortase F system-associated membrane protein: MKILSGLLVILGICGLIGVRVMEDKIFYDPFLGYFHEANKNISFPVFEWGKLVGGYLFRFILNLFFSCLIIQGLFKNKQWTMQGALMMVIVFAIAFPLYLFCIQNKFEIGYLFSFYMRRFVIQPLIILLIVPMFYYRKQMIKSR, encoded by the coding sequence ATGAAAATTCTTAGTGGGCTTCTTGTTATTTTAGGAATCTGTGGTCTGATAGGGGTCAGGGTAATGGAAGATAAAATATTTTATGATCCGTTTCTTGGGTACTTCCATGAGGCCAATAAAAATATTAGTTTCCCGGTATTTGAATGGGGGAAGTTAGTAGGTGGATATTTGTTCAGATTTATTCTTAATCTATTTTTTTCCTGCCTGATTATTCAGGGACTATTTAAAAATAAACAGTGGACGATGCAGGGCGCTTTGATGATGGTGATTGTTTTTGCAATTGCTTTTCCTCTTTATCTGTTTTGTATTCAGAATAAATTCGAAATAGGATATCTCTTTTCCTTTTATATGAGAAGGTTCGTAATTCAGCCTTTAATTATATTACTGATTGTTCCTATGTTTTATTACAGAAAACAAATGATAAAGAGTAGATAA
- the xrtF gene encoding exosortase family protein XrtF, translated as MLKDFKPVLGILLRFIIIYLVLLFAYQFYLNGNKDSGLDPFSRIIANQVSAIQNVLSYPTELYNDVKNEQVWFYVQKQYVTRMVEGCNAISVMILFVSFVFAFYKGSKTFVFVLAGLVLLYIMNLLRIVGLNIVMAEHKEYGKMFHDFVFPAVIYGSVVLLWLIWIKFFALKHENS; from the coding sequence ATGTTAAAGGACTTTAAGCCGGTGTTAGGAATTTTATTGCGCTTCATCATTATTTACCTGGTGTTGCTCTTTGCTTATCAATTTTATCTGAATGGAAATAAAGATTCAGGTTTGGATCCGTTTTCAAGAATTATTGCCAATCAGGTAAGTGCTATACAAAATGTTTTGAGCTATCCTACTGAGCTTTACAATGATGTAAAGAATGAACAGGTCTGGTTTTATGTGCAGAAACAATATGTAACAAGAATGGTAGAAGGATGTAATGCTATCTCGGTCATGATCCTGTTTGTATCATTTGTTTTTGCCTTTTATAAAGGATCTAAGACATTTGTTTTTGTGCTGGCAGGGCTGGTTTTACTTTATATTATGAATCTTTTACGGATTGTAGGATTGAATATTGTGATGGCAGAACACAAGGAATATGGTAAAATGTTTCACGATTTTGTTTTCCCGGCAGTTATTTACGGGAGTGTGGTTTTGCTTTGGTTAATCTGGATTAAATTCTTTGCTTTAAAACATGAAAATTCTTAG
- a CDS encoding cation diffusion facilitator family transporter — translation MNTQKNTHKDKIGFQKLIAAFGVILFIGKIIAWKLTNSDAVFSDAMESIVNVISAFMGLYSLHLAAKPKDEDHPYGHGKVEFVTSGIEGALIAIAGLMIIYEGIHSLIVGKTLSKIDLGIWIITATAIINYLLGYISIKKGQKENSLVLISSGKHLQSDTITTLGVVASLVVVYFTKIYWLDSVVALVFGLYIIFVGYKIVRKSLSGIMDEQDPEILHQVIRILEANRHTEWIDVHNMKIQQFGASLHIDAHITLPWYYDLRDAHNEMEKVIILLAKNIKRNIEFNFHMDDCKPISCPVCQIENCPVRQKDFVKRVEWTAENVTSVDKHTVE, via the coding sequence ATGAATACACAGAAGAACACCCACAAAGATAAAATAGGATTCCAGAAGCTCATTGCTGCCTTTGGAGTTATCCTTTTCATTGGAAAGATTATTGCCTGGAAACTTACCAACTCCGATGCCGTATTCTCTGATGCCATGGAAAGCATTGTGAATGTCATCAGTGCATTTATGGGATTATATTCACTTCATCTTGCCGCTAAACCTAAGGATGAAGACCATCCATACGGCCATGGAAAGGTTGAATTTGTCACTTCCGGTATTGAAGGGGCTTTAATTGCCATTGCCGGTCTGATGATTATTTATGAAGGTATCCATAGCCTTATTGTAGGAAAAACGCTAAGCAAAATTGATTTGGGAATATGGATCATTACAGCCACAGCCATTATCAATTATCTCTTGGGCTACATTTCCATAAAGAAGGGGCAAAAAGAGAATTCATTGGTTCTTATTTCTTCTGGAAAACACCTTCAGTCTGATACCATCACTACCCTTGGAGTAGTAGCCAGTTTGGTAGTAGTCTACTTTACTAAAATCTATTGGCTGGATTCTGTTGTTGCTTTAGTATTTGGACTCTATATCATATTTGTAGGCTATAAAATCGTTCGAAAATCATTAAGTGGTATTATGGATGAACAGGATCCTGAAATACTGCATCAGGTCATCAGAATCCTTGAAGCAAACAGGCATACAGAATGGATTGATGTTCACAATATGAAGATCCAGCAGTTTGGTGCTTCATTACATATTGATGCTCATATTACCCTGCCCTGGTATTATGACCTTAGGGATGCTCACAATGAAATGGAAAAAGTGATTATTCTCTTAGCTAAAAATATTAAACGAAATATTGAGTTCAATTTTCATATGGATGACTGTAAACCTATTTCATGTCCGGTATGCCAGATTGAAAACTGTCCCGTTCGGCAAAAAGATTTCGTAAAAAGAGTGGAATGGACCGCTGAAAATGTAACCAGCGTAGATAAACATACGGTAGAATAA